The DNA segment GAGCGGCACGTGCGCGGCACCTCCGCCGCGCTTGGCCGCGTTGCGGGCCTCCGCGTAGTTGATCAGGATGCGACGCATGGCCTGCGAGGCGATGGCGAAGAAGTGTGCCCGTCCCTGCCAACGCGTGCGCTCCTGGCCCACGAGGCGCACCCACGCCTCGTGCACGAGCGCCGTGGCGTTCAAGGTGTGGCCGTCGCGCTCCAGGCGCAGGCGAGCGCCCGCCACCTGCCGGAGCTCGTCGTAGACCTGCGGCAGCAGCGCGTCCCACGCGGCGCGATCCCCCCCGCTCGCCTGCGCCAGCAGGTGCGTGATGTCGCTCGACGGCCCTGCGGCGGACCGAGCGCTCGTATGGCTGTCGGACATGGGGACTCCCGGTGGAATCCCCAACCTTCCCCTGCTCTCGGTATGGGGCAAGGCGAT comes from the Gemmatimonadota bacterium genome and includes:
- a CDS encoding ECF-type sigma factor — its product is MSDSHTSARSAAGPSSDITHLLAQASGGDRAAWDALLPQVYDELRQVAGARLRLERDGHTLNATALVHEAWVRLVGQERTRWQGRAHFFAIASQAMRRILINYAEARNAAKRGGGAAHVPLSDATAVMDARQATELLALDDALRELERFNERGARVVEYRFFGGLGHEEIAEAMGLSEATVRRAWRAARAWLRDALGPSVALEEPSADSLLHRRPGSTPSSGSGTSP